The DNA sequence CCCGAAACCGGCGTCGAGATCACCGCGCAAAACGGACGCTACGGCCCCTACCTCAAGAAGGGTGTCGAAACGCGTTCGCTCACGAGCGAAGACCTCATCTTCGACATCGACGTCGCCGGTGCCGTAGAGCTCTACGCGCAGCCCAAGTACGGCAACCGCGCAGCATCCAGTGCTCTCAAAGAGTTCGATGCTGACCCGGTGAGCGAAAAGCCGATCAAGATCAAGGATGGCCGCTTCGGTGCGTATGTAACCGACGGCACCACTAACGCCACTATCCCGCGCGGCGAAACCGTCGAAGACGTCGACTTCGAGCGTGCCGTGCAACTGCTGGCCGACAAGCGAGCGAAGGGGCCGGTCAAGCGCAAGACGGCCGCGAAGAAGCCCGCTGCGAAGAAGCCAGCTGCGAAGAAACCAGCGGCCAAGAAGCCAGCCGCCAAAAAGCCGACAGCGAAGAAACCAGCAGCTAAGAAGCCTGCAGCTAAGACGACGGCGGCTAAAACAACAGCAGCTAAGACCACGGCCGCAAAAGCCACGGCAGCTAAGAAGCCAGCGGCGAAAAAGCCTGCTGCGCCCAAAGCTGCAGCCAAGGCCACCACCACCACCACCGCCGCTACCGAAGCAGAGTAGCGTGCCCGGTTTGTTTATCACCCTTGAGGGCGGCGACGGCGTCGGTAAAACCACGCAGTCGCAGCTTCTGGTGAAGTGGCTTGAAGACGCCGGTCACACGGTTGTGGTGACCCGCGAACCCGGTGGTACCGATTTGGGCTTAGAGCTGCGTGAAATCGTGCTGCACCGCCGGGGCGAAATGGATCCTCGTGCCGAAGCACTTATCTATGCCGCTGACCGTGCCCACCACATCGCCACACTCGTGCGCCCAGCGCTTGAGCGCGGTGAGATTGTTGTTCAGGATCGCTACATCGACTCCTCCGAGGCCTATCAGGGCGCCGGTCGAGTGCTCGGTTCCGACGAAGTGCGCGAGCTCTCGCTGTGGGCGACGCAGAACCTGCTTCCCGATGTGACGGTGCTGCTCGATCTCGATTCTGGCGATAGCCGCAAACGCCTCGACAACGCCCGCACTCGCTACGACAGGCTCGAAGCTGAGAAGCAAGAATTCCACACCCGGGTTCGCGACGCCTTTCTGGAACGTGCGGCGAAAGAACCCGAGCGCATCCTTGTGGTGGATGCCGCGCGCAGCATTGACGAGATCGCCGGCACGATCCGTGAGCGCATTCAGAACCACCTCCCGCAACCCGCCTAGACTGAGCGCATGTCGTTGTGGGAGGGCCTGACGGGCCAAGCTGAAGCGATCGCTGTTCTTGAGGCTGCGGCCTCGTCGTCGGCGTTGGGCAGCTCAGAACAGTCGTCGATGACGCACTCGTGGCTAATCACGGGCCCGCCCGGATCTGGCCGCTCCAATATCGCCTACGCTTTCGCTGCCGCCCTGCTCGGTACCCGCGGCGACGAAACCGAAGAGTCGGTCTATAAGCAGGTTGTTGCCCGCACCCATCCCGACCTTGGCGTGCTCAGCACGGAACGCGTCATCATCTCCATCGACGAGGTGCGCAAGCTGGTGGCCTCGTCGCAGTTCTCGCCGTCGGTCGGCCACTACCGCGTCATGATTATTGAGGATGCCGACCGTATGGTCGAGCGCACCTCAAACGTTCTGCTCAAAGCCCTTGAAGAGCCGCCGCCACGCACGGTCTGGATTCTGTGCGCGCCCAGCGAAGCCGACCTTATTCCCACGATCCGTTCCCGCGTGCGCAGCGTTCGTCTCCGCACCCCCGCGATCGAAGACGTCGCCCAGCTGCTGCAAGACCGCGATGGCGTCGCACCCGATATTGCGTTGCGTGCGGCACGAGAAGCACAAAGCCACATCGGCATGGCACACCGTCTTGCGACCAATGCGGAGGCCCGCGAACGACGCGAACGGGCGCTGACCACGGTGCTCAACATCCGCACGGTGTCGGACGCTGTGATCGCCGCCACTCTTTTGCTCGAGTTGTCGAAAGCGGATGCCACAGCCCTCACCGAGGAGAAGGACGCTCACGAACGCGAGTCCGCGCTTCGCTCGCTCGGTGTTGCCCCCGGCGGCACTATTCCGCCGGCGCTGCGAGTGCAGCTCAAGAACCTCGAAGAAGATCAGAAGCGTCGCGCGACTCGAAGTTTGCGTGACGGTATTGACCGCATCATGGTTGACCTGTTGTCGCTCTACCGCGACATTTTGTTGACCCAAATTGGTGCCCCGGGAGAACTCATTAATCTCAGCATTGTCAATAACCTCACGGCGGTGGCGAACCGCACAACAGCGCCAGCGACGCTCGCCATCATGGACGGTATCGCTGAAGCGCGCCGTCGCATCGAAAGCAACGTTGCTCCGGCACTCGCCCTTGAGGCGATGCTCGTGAAGGTCGCTGTGTCGGGGCGCGGGGCATGAGGCACCGCTCAATGCGCGCCGTTGGCCTCACGTCGGTCGCGCTGGCTGTCTCGCTTGCGCTGAGCGGTTGCGTTTCGTGGTTCGTGCCGTCGGAATCCAGTACAACGTCGACACCGACTGAAGAAGCCGTTGCGCCGAATCTGACAAAGTTTTATCAGCAGGTGCTGGAGTGGGCGAGCTGTGGAGACGATCTGCAGTGCGCTATGGCGATTGCGCCGGTGGACTGGGAGAACCCTGAGGGTGACACGATCGAGTTGGCCCTTGTGCGTCAAGTTGCTCAAGGCAATGACCGCATCGGATCTTTGCTCGTCAACCCGGGTGGCCCTGGCGGTTCTGGTTTCGATTTCATCGCCGACAGTGTGGACTACGCCACCAGCGAGGCCCTTCAGTCGCAGTTTGACGTGGTCGGTTTTGACCCTCGTGGGGTGAACCGTTCGACGGCGGTGTCGTGTTACTCCGACCCTGCCGAGATGGATGAATATATCTACGGGATCACGCCGGGGGAGAAGGGCAGCGACGAATGGATTGCTGCCGCCACTGATGCCTCCGCCCAGTTTGCCCAGCGCTGTAGCGAAGAGACGGGTGAGCTGTTGGGCTTCGTTGACACCCCGAGCGCTGCCCGCGATCTCGACATGCTGCGTGCCGCTCTCGGCGATGAGACGCTGAACTATTTGGGCTACTCCTACGGAACGTTGCTCGGCCAGGTCTATGCCGAGTTGTTCCCGGAGAAGACCGGACGGCTTGTGCTCGACGGTGCGGTCGACCCCGCAGCATCCGAATTCGAAGCCACCAAGGCTCAAGCGGAAGGGTTCGAGGGCGCACTGGATGCGTTCTTGGCCGACTGTGCTGGCGCAAGCGATTGCCCGTTTACCGGGTCGGTCGAAGAGTCACGTACGACCATCCGCACGTTACTTGATCGTCTCGACCAGAGCCCGCTCACTAACGCTGATGGCCGCAAGCTGGGCAGCTCGACGATGTTTACGGCAATAATCTTGCCGCTGTACAGCCAAGACAACTGGGCGTACCTGCGTCAACTCTTTACTTCCGTGTTGAAGGGCGATCCCAGCATCGCATTCGACTTGGCCGACAACTACAACGGTCGCAGCGCTGACGGCACGTACGCCGAGAATCAGACAGAAGCTTTTATCGCGATTAACTGTTTGGATGCCCGCGAGCCCGCCGATAACGAAAGCATGCGCGCGCAGGCTGCCGAGCTTGCTGCCGCGGCTCCGGTCTTTGGCCCACAGATGTCGTATGGCGACCCGGGTTGTGCAAATTGGCCAGTGGAGGCGAAGCGTGAGCGTGTAGCTATCGCTGCTCCCGGTGCGGCCGACATGCTCGTGATTGGCACCACGAATGACCCGGCGACGCCGTACCACTGGGCCGAAACCGTCGCCGATAATCTCGATTCAGGCCACCTGATCACGTACAACGGCGAAGGCCACACGGCATACAACAAATCCAATGAGTGCGTGAACTCAGCGGTGGAAGACTTTCTCCTCAGGGGAGAGGTTCCGGCCTCCGACCCGAACTGCTAGCGGCTAGGCTCAGGCCGTGAACTTCATCGACACTGCCCCCGCATCTCGCGCTCGCAGGCTCGCCCTTGTGGTGCCCGCTCTCGCACTCACTTTGGTTCTGAGCGGTTGCTCGAACATTTTCGCTGGACTCTTTGGCGAAACTTCGGAGCCAACCGGCGAAGCGGTAGCTGAGGAGCTTGCGCCGTATTACGAGCAAGTTCTCACGTGGGTTGATTGCGATAACGACGCTCAGTGCGCGACGGCGATCGCTCCCATGGACTGGGCGAACCCTTCCCCTGAAACCGACATCGAAATCGTGATGGCCCGCCATCAAGCAACCGGTGAGAGCATGGGCTCGCTGTTTGTGAACCCGGGCGGCCCGGGCGCATCAGGGTTTGACCTCATCCATGACGATGTCGATTTTGCGGTGAGTGCGAACCTGCGCGAGAACTATGACGTGATCGGCTGGGATCCTCGCGGAGTTGGCCGCTCGACCCCGGTCACGTGCTTCGACGACGCGGGGCTCGACGACTTTATCTTCGGCATTCCAGACTCAGACGTTGGCAGCGATGAGTGGCTTGCCGAGAGCGAGCAGGCAGCCATCGACTTCGGTCAAGCGTGCCTCGAGAACACGGGCCCGATCCTGCAGTTCATTGATACTCAAAGCACGGTGCACGACCTCGATATGTTGCGCGCCATTGTGGGCGACGAGAAGCTGCAGTACCTGGGTTACTCCTACGGCAGCGATATCGGCTCGTACTACATCGAAAACTTCCCGCAGAACGTCGGCCGCATCGTGCTCGACGGCGCCACCGACTCGTCGATTTCAGTATTCGAGGTCGGTCGCGTTCAGACGATTGGTTTCCAGCGCGCACTCGAAAACTATCTGGCGGCTTGCCCCACATCATTCGATGATTGCCCATTCACTGGCGGGGTGGATGCCGCGCTCGCGACTATCCGCGAACTGTACGACCGCTATGACGCGAACCCTGTTGCTGCCCCCGACGGCCGCATGATGGATGCCGGAGTGCTCGATATTGCGATGAGCACTGCCCTCTACTCCGAAGACTCGTGGCCGTTCCTCAACGACCTTTATTCGGAGGCAGCTCGGGGCGAAACAGACACCGCCTTCTTCCTGGCCGATTTCTATTACAGCCGCGATCTTGACGGTACCTACACCGATAACTCGCTCGAGGCCTTCATCGCGATCTATTGCGTCGACTACCCCGTAGAGACCGATCCTGCAGTGCTGGTTGAACAGCAGGAGCTCATGCGTGAGGCTTCGCCGACGACCTACCGCGATTTTCCGCCAACTGGTGACCTCACATGCCTGAATTGGCCGTACCAGTACATCGGGCCCGAGATCACCGAGCTGACCGGTGAGGGCGCACCGCCCGTGCTGATCATCTCCACGACCGGTGACCCGGCGACACCCTACGAATGGGGCGTAGCACTCAGTGAGCAGCTAGAGAGTGCCCAGCTCATCACCTACAACGGCGAAGGCCACACCGCCTACAACGGTGGTGTTGGGTGCATCGATGGTGCGGTAGACGCCTATTTCATCAACGGTGTCGTCCCGAATGACGACCCAGATTGCGCTGCCTAACGACAACTTGGCGGAGTGGGCTTTCGGGCTCCAAAACTTCGGCTAAGCTATCTTGCTGTGCCTCATGAAAATGTGGCCGGCCGCCTTAGCTCAGTTGGTAGAGCATCTCACTCGTAATGAGAAGGTCGTCAGTTCGATTCTGACAGGCGGCTCCGTTCACTCACGAGGGTCAGAGAAATCTGGTCCTCGTTGTGCGTTGTGGTGGCGGCGAACTCCCATTTCGGAGTCTTAAGCTGAAGGTATGAAGTACCGCAACGAACCCATCTATACAGCAGCCATCGGTGCCGGTCGTGCCATGTTCGGCGCTCTGCGTGTGCGTCGCACCGTCATCGGATCGCAGAACCTGCCCGCTGATGGAGGCGCTGTGATCGCGATGACCCACTTCGGTTATCTGGAATTCGCACTTGTCGAGTGGGCGCTCTGGCTGCACAATCACCGTCGCATCCGTTTCATGGCAAAGAAGAGCGTGTTCGAGAAGCCCATTGTTGGCTCGTTCATGCGCAACATGAAGCACATCCCTGTCGATATGAAGGCTGGTGCCAGCGCCTACGCGTCTGCCGTTAAAGCGTTGCGGGCAGGCGAGCTCATCGGAGTCTTTCCCGAAGCTGGAGTGAGCGCATCTTTCACGATTCGCGATTTCAAAACGGGGGCCGTGCGTTTGGCGGCAGAAGCTGGGGTGCCCGTAATTCCCATCGCACTGTGGGGCGGCCAGCGGCTCATGACGAAGAACCACAAGATCACCCTGCGCGAGCGCTTAGGCATACCGATCGTGATGGCTGTCGGGGATCCGATGGCGGTTGCGGCGACGGACGATGCGACCACGGCAACGGCGCGACTCAAGAAGACCATGGAGGGTCTGCTCGAAACAGCGCAGCAGGCATATCCGCTCGACGGCACAGGTCAATGGTGGCAGCCGCGCCACTTAGGCGGAACTGCGCCGACGCCAGAACTGGCAGCCATAGCTGACGCTGAGCGGGATGCGCGCCGGGCACAAGCGGCGCGCAAACAGAAATAGGGAGTTCGGTACACGCAGATCTGGTTTCTGGCCTCGGTGAACCCTTTTTCTAGACTCCGGCATAGACAAACGTCGCTGGCGGCCCTTAGGAAAAACCCCGTTGCACTTTCTTGCGTTGCGTTCGTCGCATATGGGCTCTGGGCGCTTAGCTGCAGCTACCCTCGGACTATGAATTTCCTTAAAAATGAAGCGGATTCCGCTACAACTATTGGGAACAGCGGAGCCAAAGCGAGGTACGTGATTCGGAGATCGTGGGCGGAAATCAGAGAGGACAAAAAAAATCACCCAGTCGCTTATATCGGGGCTGGCTTCGGTCTACTCTGTTCCATCGTCGGCGTTCTAGCGTGGGGGCTGTGGCCCATGAATGGTTTCGGCTCAATCCTTCTTGCCGTTTCTTTATTTTTGATGTCTGTAGCATTCGTTTCGTATCAAGCTCAGGAAGCTCAGGAAGCTCAGACTCTCCTGACGAGGATCGCCCATCGTCTGGATTCGTTGGAAAATGCTTCGAGCGCGAGAGTTGAACTCGAAGACTTCGAAACGCTGGCTTCCGCGTTGACGGGCGCCACTACTACGCTTCGATCTGCTACAGAAGAATGTGTTAATCGACAGTCACGTCGCCTTAGCTGGGCGGAGCGGGTTGAGGTCTTGAGAACAGGACGATGGAATTGAGGTGTTCGCACTTGCTCAGTTCAGCCGCTGGCTAGCGAGATACTCGTTGAGATCTCAACTGGTTGCAACTCGGTGTAGAGGAACGTTCACCGGGCTGACCCTATTCGGTTGAGCGTGAACAATTTGATCATCACGAGTCTCTGCGTGATCGCGAGTGCTGCTTGTGGTCGTGCGCCCGAATTCGATATTTCCGTGCAGGGACACGCAGGAACGTCTTCTAATCGCATTGCCGTTCGCGACAGCAGATAGAGTCGAGCCGTCCGAAGGCTTCGACCGCGTTGGAAAGAGCGAATATGCCACTTGACTTCAACCCATATGACTTTGCTAACCCAGTACAAGACGGCGACGTCTTCGCCGGTCGTAAAGCCCAACGCGACGACGTCAAATATTACCTAAATCAAGCTCGTTGGACACGCCCGATGCATCTGGCTCTCACGGGCGAGCGGTCAGCTGGCAAAACGAGCATGCTGAACATGGTTGCGCAGCAAGCAAAAATGCTCGACTTCAGCGTGGTCAGATTTGACCTAAACATCGGTGATGCGACCCCGACTCCGTTCTTCCAGAGATTGTACGACGCTATTCTTTTGGCAATTGTGAAAGAGGGGCATTTCGGGGGTATTGAGGGGCGTACGTGGTGCAGCTATCGGGATCTTGTCGACTCGGGAGTCCATGTTGGTGATTTGCCGCTGCGGTTCCCCTCGCACGTTTGCGCGGTGATGGACGGCACCCGACCTCTCTCGATTGCGGTGCTCACTGATGATCTACTAGCCATTCAGGCAGAGTCGACAAAGAAAATTGTCGTAATTTTAGATGAATGCGATGTCCTGTCTTCAAGCCCCGAAA is a window from the Salinibacterium sp. NK8237 genome containing:
- the tmk gene encoding dTMP kinase, whose amino-acid sequence is MPGLFITLEGGDGVGKTTQSQLLVKWLEDAGHTVVVTREPGGTDLGLELREIVLHRRGEMDPRAEALIYAADRAHHIATLVRPALERGEIVVQDRYIDSSEAYQGAGRVLGSDEVRELSLWATQNLLPDVTVLLDLDSGDSRKRLDNARTRYDRLEAEKQEFHTRVRDAFLERAAKEPERILVVDAARSIDEIAGTIRERIQNHLPQPA
- a CDS encoding DNA polymerase III subunit delta'; this translates as MSLWEGLTGQAEAIAVLEAAASSSALGSSEQSSMTHSWLITGPPGSGRSNIAYAFAAALLGTRGDETEESVYKQVVARTHPDLGVLSTERVIISIDEVRKLVASSQFSPSVGHYRVMIIEDADRMVERTSNVLLKALEEPPPRTVWILCAPSEADLIPTIRSRVRSVRLRTPAIEDVAQLLQDRDGVAPDIALRAAREAQSHIGMAHRLATNAEARERRERALTTVLNIRTVSDAVIAATLLLELSKADATALTEEKDAHERESALRSLGVAPGGTIPPALRVQLKNLEEDQKRRATRSLRDGIDRIMVDLLSLYRDILLTQIGAPGELINLSIVNNLTAVANRTTAPATLAIMDGIAEARRRIESNVAPALALEAMLVKVAVSGRGA
- a CDS encoding alpha/beta hydrolase produces the protein MRHRSMRAVGLTSVALAVSLALSGCVSWFVPSESSTTSTPTEEAVAPNLTKFYQQVLEWASCGDDLQCAMAIAPVDWENPEGDTIELALVRQVAQGNDRIGSLLVNPGGPGGSGFDFIADSVDYATSEALQSQFDVVGFDPRGVNRSTAVSCYSDPAEMDEYIYGITPGEKGSDEWIAAATDASAQFAQRCSEETGELLGFVDTPSAARDLDMLRAALGDETLNYLGYSYGTLLGQVYAELFPEKTGRLVLDGAVDPAASEFEATKAQAEGFEGALDAFLADCAGASDCPFTGSVEESRTTIRTLLDRLDQSPLTNADGRKLGSSTMFTAIILPLYSQDNWAYLRQLFTSVLKGDPSIAFDLADNYNGRSADGTYAENQTEAFIAINCLDAREPADNESMRAQAAELAAAAPVFGPQMSYGDPGCANWPVEAKRERVAIAAPGAADMLVIGTTNDPATPYHWAETVADNLDSGHLITYNGEGHTAYNKSNECVNSAVEDFLLRGEVPASDPNC
- a CDS encoding alpha/beta hydrolase, which produces MNFIDTAPASRARRLALVVPALALTLVLSGCSNIFAGLFGETSEPTGEAVAEELAPYYEQVLTWVDCDNDAQCATAIAPMDWANPSPETDIEIVMARHQATGESMGSLFVNPGGPGASGFDLIHDDVDFAVSANLRENYDVIGWDPRGVGRSTPVTCFDDAGLDDFIFGIPDSDVGSDEWLAESEQAAIDFGQACLENTGPILQFIDTQSTVHDLDMLRAIVGDEKLQYLGYSYGSDIGSYYIENFPQNVGRIVLDGATDSSISVFEVGRVQTIGFQRALENYLAACPTSFDDCPFTGGVDAALATIRELYDRYDANPVAAPDGRMMDAGVLDIAMSTALYSEDSWPFLNDLYSEAARGETDTAFFLADFYYSRDLDGTYTDNSLEAFIAIYCVDYPVETDPAVLVEQQELMREASPTTYRDFPPTGDLTCLNWPYQYIGPEITELTGEGAPPVLIISTTGDPATPYEWGVALSEQLESAQLITYNGEGHTAYNGGVGCIDGAVDAYFINGVVPNDDPDCAA
- a CDS encoding 1-acyl-sn-glycerol-3-phosphate acyltransferase; this translates as MKYRNEPIYTAAIGAGRAMFGALRVRRTVIGSQNLPADGGAVIAMTHFGYLEFALVEWALWLHNHRRIRFMAKKSVFEKPIVGSFMRNMKHIPVDMKAGASAYASAVKALRAGELIGVFPEAGVSASFTIRDFKTGAVRLAAEAGVPVIPIALWGGQRLMTKNHKITLRERLGIPIVMAVGDPMAVAATDDATTATARLKKTMEGLLETAQQAYPLDGTGQWWQPRHLGGTAPTPELAAIADAERDARRAQAARKQK